One part of the bacterium genome encodes these proteins:
- the floA gene encoding flotillin-like protein FloA (flotillin-like protein involved in membrane lipid rafts), producing MFILIAVAVLLVITIAKFFSLWLRAMVSGAPVSMIKLVIMRLRGVPASIIVNTRIMAVKAGLDISSDELEAHYLASDGQPIMGKPASGTYHVESVVKALISASKAEIALDFKKATAIDLAGRNVLEAVQTSVMPKVIDCPDPSKGASTVAAVAMDGIQLRAKARVTVKTNIQQLVGGATEETIIARVGEGIVTTIGSAQTHKKVLENPDMISKKVLEKGLDSGTAFEILSIDIADVDVGDNIGAILQTKQAEADKQIAQAKAESRRAMAVALEQEMKAKVVEMRAKVTEAEAEVPKAMADAFRKGNLGIMDYYKMKNIQADTGMRDSIADGTKETKSKKE from the coding sequence ATGTTTATACTCATAGCGGTAGCTGTTTTGCTTGTAATAACTATTGCCAAATTCTTTAGCTTATGGCTTAGAGCAATGGTATCAGGTGCGCCGGTAAGTATGATAAAACTTGTTATTATGAGACTTAGAGGAGTTCCAGCCAGCATTATAGTGAATACCAGAATTATGGCTGTAAAAGCAGGCCTGGATATATCCTCGGATGAGCTTGAAGCGCATTATCTGGCTTCAGACGGTCAGCCAATAATGGGAAAACCTGCAAGCGGTACATACCATGTGGAAAGTGTTGTCAAGGCCTTAATATCAGCCAGTAAGGCAGAAATAGCGCTTGATTTCAAAAAGGCAACTGCAATTGACCTTGCAGGCAGGAATGTTCTTGAAGCTGTACAGACAAGTGTAATGCCAAAGGTAATTGACTGCCCTGATCCTAGTAAGGGAGCTTCAACTGTAGCGGCAGTAGCAATGGACGGAATTCAGTTAAGAGCAAAAGCCAGAGTTACTGTAAAGACCAATATCCAGCAACTTGTTGGAGGAGCAACTGAAGAGACGATTATTGCACGTGTTGGAGAAGGAATTGTAACTACCATTGGTTCTGCACAAACACATAAAAAAGTGCTGGAAAATCCGGATATGATATCTAAAAAGGTATTGGAGAAAGGGCTTGATTCAGGTACTGCATTTGAAATACTCTCAATAGATATTGCGGATGTTGATGTAGGAGATAATATTGGAGCAATACTTCAGACAAAACAGGCTGAGGCAGATAAACAGATAGCTCAGGCTAAGGCAGAAAGCCGCCGTGCTATGGCTGTTGCTTTGGAACAGGAGATGAAAGCTAAAGTTGTGGAAATGAGAGCAAAGGTTACAGAAGCTGAAGCAGAAGTACCAAAAGCAATGGCAGACGCTTTCAGAAAGGGAAATCTTGGTATTATGGACTACTACAAGATGAAGAATATTCAGGCAGATACCGGGATGAGAGATTCGATCGCAGACGGTACAAAGGAAACAAAATCCAAAAAAGAATAA
- the pheT gene encoding phenylalanine--tRNA ligase subunit beta, giving the protein MKVPYNWLKEYIDIKLSLEEIAEKLTMSGLEVADIQRLSNLNEFVLDIEVTANRGDCLSIIGIAREIETLTNKHVKYPQALKKCSANKEIEKLIDVSIKDTSLCSRYAGRIIRNVKIEPSPSWLANRLKAVNIRPINNIVDITNYVLMETGQPLHAFDYNKISGKQITIRRARQNESIVALDESKRQLSRDMLVIADEKAPIAIAGIMGGIGSEIDKQTTDIFLESACFHAGCIRKTSKTLELSSESSYRFERGVDPNGVVSALNRAAYLIEKTAHGKSVREIVDIYPKKFNKQNIQLRIQQIKRILGIDIPKNKLKCIILNLGFEIKQDSLNNIRVLVPTYRRDIRREIDLIEEIARIYGYNNIDTTMPRGQTSSCGKGEFEKQTDALKNILSSCGMAEIYTSSFTNSENLDKTGLSSDGVKITNPLGDDQNIMRTSLIPEMLSVIKRNLNRSLSEIKLYELGQVFFENNSSYHEKTYLCCGIVGNVSFFDIKGILETILYRLGIEDHCLYYKKHRVFTSDCSASIDIQGRNIGIIGEISGNVLEKYNIDEKVFLLEIGFSNLSKYINLSPVFKAVPKYPASERDIAFTIKENVSNADIMNIMWKAGGEIVEDIKLFDIYRGKQILSEHKSMAYSICYRSNKRTLTDEEVNQAHSRIERKLISQLDITLRK; this is encoded by the coding sequence ATGAAGGTCCCTTATAATTGGTTGAAGGAATATATAGACATAAAATTATCCCTTGAAGAAATTGCAGAAAAATTAACCATGTCAGGATTGGAAGTTGCTGACATACAAAGGCTGTCAAATCTTAATGAATTTGTATTAGATATAGAAGTTACAGCAAACAGAGGAGACTGTTTAAGCATAATTGGTATAGCAAGAGAGATTGAGACACTGACAAACAAACATGTTAAATATCCTCAGGCACTAAAAAAATGCAGTGCGAATAAAGAAATCGAAAAATTAATAGACGTATCAATAAAGGATACTTCCCTATGCTCCAGGTATGCTGGAAGAATAATTCGCAATGTTAAAATAGAGCCTTCTCCATCATGGCTTGCAAATAGGTTAAAAGCAGTTAATATCCGTCCTATAAATAATATTGTTGATATAACAAACTATGTTTTGATGGAAACAGGGCAGCCTCTTCATGCATTTGATTACAACAAAATATCAGGTAAACAAATTACTATAAGAAGGGCAAGACAAAATGAGTCTATTGTTGCTCTGGATGAGAGCAAAAGACAGCTCTCTCGGGATATGCTGGTTATAGCAGATGAGAAAGCTCCTATTGCCATTGCAGGTATTATGGGAGGCATTGGTTCCGAGATAGATAAGCAAACAACAGATATATTTCTAGAAAGCGCTTGTTTTCATGCCGGGTGCATAAGAAAGACGTCTAAAACATTAGAGTTATCTTCAGAATCATCGTATCGTTTTGAAAGAGGCGTGGATCCAAATGGAGTTGTATCTGCGCTTAATAGAGCGGCCTATCTCATAGAAAAGACCGCACATGGAAAATCAGTAAGAGAGATTGTAGACATCTATCCAAAGAAATTCAATAAGCAAAACATACAACTTAGAATCCAGCAAATAAAACGAATCTTAGGTATTGACATACCTAAAAACAAGTTAAAGTGCATAATACTAAACCTGGGTTTTGAAATCAAACAGGATAGTTTAAATAATATCAGGGTACTGGTTCCTACATATCGGCGGGATATTAGGCGAGAAATAGACCTGATTGAAGAAATTGCCCGCATCTATGGATACAATAACATTGATACAACAATGCCTCGAGGACAAACCAGTTCATGTGGCAAAGGAGAGTTTGAAAAGCAAACAGATGCTCTGAAGAACATACTGTCTTCATGTGGCATGGCCGAGATATACACCTCAAGTTTTACCAACTCAGAAAACCTAGATAAAACGGGGCTGTCTTCTGATGGAGTAAAAATTACTAATCCTCTGGGAGATGACCAAAATATAATGAGAACAAGCCTAATACCTGAGATGCTGAGTGTAATTAAGAGAAACTTAAACAGGTCTCTTTCTGAAATTAAATTATATGAACTTGGGCAGGTATTCTTTGAAAATAATTCTTCATATCATGAAAAAACATACCTATGCTGTGGGATTGTGGGAAACGTTTCTTTCTTTGACATCAAGGGAATATTAGAAACAATCTTGTATAGACTTGGGATTGAAGACCATTGCCTATACTATAAAAAGCACCGAGTATTTACTTCTGATTGCTCAGCAAGCATAGATATCCAGGGACGTAATATAGGCATAATAGGAGAAATTAGCGGTAATGTATTAGAGAAATACAACATTGATGAAAAGGTGTTTCTTCTTGAGATTGGGTTCTCTAATTTATCAAAATACATAAACCTATCCCCTGTTTTTAAAGCAGTTCCCAAATACCCGGCCAGTGAGCGCGACATAGCTTTTACTATTAAAGAAAACGTATCTAATGCTGATATTATGAACATAATGTGGAAAGCTGGTGGAGAGATTGTTGAAGACATAAAACTATTTGATATATATCGCGGCAAACAAATTCTCTCTGAACACAAAAGTATGGCCTATTCAATTTGCTATCGTTCCAATAAGAGAACGCTTACTGATGAGGAAGTAAATCAGGCGCATTCAAGGATAGAGCGTAAGCTTATATCACAATTAGATATTACTTTAAGAAAGTAG
- a CDS encoding DUF2007 domain-containing protein, translating into MADLICIKNYNNRIEAELAKSFLEDGDIEAIVSTDDCGGIYPSLSLVTGGTRLLVKEEDAQKALEILEI; encoded by the coding sequence ATGGCAGATTTAATTTGTATTAAAAATTATAATAATAGAATAGAAGCTGAGCTTGCAAAGAGTTTCCTTGAAGACGGCGATATTGAAGCTATTGTTTCTACTGATGATTGTGGCGGTATTTACCCTAGTTTATCACTGGTCACTGGTGGAACGCGATTATTAGTTAAAGAAGAAGATGCCCAAAAAGCACTTGAGATTTTAGAGATTTGA
- a CDS encoding DUF4339 domain-containing protein: MNNESSSQWYVKAHDGKEYGPVDLETLKKWIAEKRVQPLDLIKGPGMEDWVAASSVGELKNAFPTVEGETAPPVEPQETTQTKELMGIGELLKISWSVIKNNIATLLGIVALYLVVATGMGYLSVIFRALTFPVTIIISLITAIGLIFAINNILEGSPADIKESYKTGFKKFFPYLWVSALVFMAVAGGLLLLIIPGIIFAVWFSLAGYVRIIEGIGGIAALKRSKQLVKGNWWYVLGAPLVCGIVYGICIYVPFGILFAILKFGLKLSYRLCTPLLQIPAGLVMITSSAVYVLMFRDLRDIKG, encoded by the coding sequence ATGAACAATGAAAGTTCCTCGCAGTGGTATGTAAAAGCGCATGATGGTAAAGAGTATGGGCCTGTAGACTTAGAGACCCTTAAGAAATGGATCGCGGAGAAAAGAGTCCAGCCTTTAGATCTTATCAAAGGACCGGGCATGGAGGATTGGGTTGCAGCATCCTCAGTAGGTGAACTTAAAAATGCTTTTCCTACTGTGGAAGGAGAGACTGCTCCGCCTGTAGAGCCTCAAGAAACTACACAGACAAAAGAGCTCATGGGAATTGGAGAACTACTGAAAATAAGCTGGTCAGTAATAAAGAACAATATAGCAACTCTTCTCGGAATCGTTGCCCTTTATCTGGTAGTTGCAACTGGAATGGGATATTTATCAGTTATTTTTAGAGCATTAACATTCCCCGTAACAATTATCATCTCACTGATTACTGCCATAGGATTAATTTTTGCAATAAATAATATTCTTGAAGGCAGTCCTGCAGATATTAAAGAATCCTACAAAACAGGTTTCAAGAAATTCTTCCCATATTTGTGGGTAAGTGCTCTCGTATTCATGGCAGTAGCTGGAGGACTTTTACTATTAATTATCCCTGGAATTATATTTGCTGTATGGTTCTCTCTCGCTGGTTATGTGCGCATAATTGAAGGAATTGGAGGTATCGCTGCTCTAAAAAGGAGTAAACAGCTTGTAAAAGGCAATTGGTGGTATGTGCTTGGTGCGCCGCTTGTATGCGGAATCGTATATGGAATATGTATATATGTACCATTTGGTATTCTGTTTGCCATATTAAAATTTGGCTTGAAACTTTCTTATAGACTTTGTACTCCACTTTTACAAATACCAGCAGGTTTAGTAATGATAACCTCCTCAGCGGTTTATGTTCTGATGTTTAGAGACCTGAGAGATATTAAAGGATAG
- a CDS encoding nodulation protein NfeD: MRKFKPSFILLLLFITLICPYHQFLHAEDGDVYVIPVHGIIDLGLASFVKRSVQEAEKAGAKAVILDIETYGGRVDAAVDIKDSLSNLKMLTIAYVNPRAISAGALIALSCKHIIVAPGSMIGAASPVKIGFAGMSQEKTGEKEISFVRSAFRAAAEQNNHSTELAEAMVDQDIEVKKIIQKGKLLTLTGSEAVKIGLAKNEAKSIKEILRLFNLDKFSIKKTRTNWAEHVVRFLTHPIVSSLLLTLGFLGLLFEIKTPGWGVGGTISVVFLVLFFWGHYIVGLANIMDIVLFIIGVVLLFTELFITPGFGFVGSGGLLCILAGIYLALVKQPIPKFSWEFNLLNNALYTISGAILASGTVFALLLKYLPKSKGLWSQLALSASEKQKNGFNASSTEMHTLVGKRGVAHTNLRPAGKAMIDDKLWSVMTDGDFIEEGAEIVVEKVEGNRILVKTWRQAD; the protein is encoded by the coding sequence ATGAGGAAATTTAAACCAAGTTTTATCTTATTATTGCTATTTATTACTTTAATATGCCCATATCATCAATTTTTACATGCTGAAGACGGGGATGTCTATGTTATCCCTGTTCATGGGATAATTGATCTGGGACTTGCAAGCTTTGTTAAACGTTCAGTTCAGGAAGCAGAAAAAGCAGGTGCTAAGGCAGTAATTCTGGATATTGAGACATACGGAGGCAGGGTTGATGCAGCCGTAGATATAAAAGACTCTCTCTCGAATCTCAAGATGCTTACTATCGCGTATGTGAATCCAAGAGCAATATCCGCAGGGGCGCTTATTGCATTATCTTGTAAACATATAATTGTTGCCCCTGGCAGTATGATAGGCGCAGCCTCTCCTGTTAAAATTGGTTTTGCTGGTATGAGTCAGGAAAAAACAGGTGAGAAAGAAATATCCTTTGTGCGCTCAGCATTCAGAGCAGCAGCGGAACAGAACAATCATTCCACAGAATTAGCAGAGGCAATGGTTGATCAGGACATTGAAGTTAAGAAGATAATACAAAAAGGTAAATTACTTACACTCACAGGTTCTGAAGCTGTAAAGATAGGTCTTGCAAAAAACGAGGCAAAGTCCATTAAAGAGATATTGAGGTTATTTAATCTGGATAAATTTAGTATCAAAAAAACTCGTACTAACTGGGCAGAACATGTTGTCAGATTTCTAACACATCCTATTGTGAGCTCATTACTTTTAACACTTGGATTCTTAGGACTACTGTTTGAAATAAAAACGCCTGGATGGGGAGTTGGGGGAACTATAAGCGTAGTATTTTTGGTATTGTTTTTCTGGGGCCATTATATTGTGGGACTTGCAAATATTATGGATATAGTTCTATTCATTATAGGGGTTGTGCTGTTATTTACTGAATTATTTATAACACCTGGATTTGGATTTGTTGGCTCAGGCGGACTGCTCTGTATTCTGGCAGGAATATATCTCGCGCTTGTAAAACAGCCCATACCCAAATTCTCCTGGGAATTTAATTTATTAAACAATGCTCTTTATACAATCAGTGGTGCAATTTTAGCCTCAGGAACAGTATTTGCTCTGCTGTTAAAATATCTTCCCAAGAGTAAAGGATTATGGAGTCAGCTTGCTCTGTCTGCCTCAGAAAAACAGAAAAACGGATTTAACGCTTCATCTACTGAGATGCATACTCTGGTTGGAAAGAGAGGGGTTGCTCATACAAACCTCAGACCGGCAGGCAAGGCAATGATAGACGATAAACTATGGAGCGTAATGACTGACGGAGATTTTATTGAAGAAGGAGCCGAGATTGTTGTTGAGAAGGTTGAGGGAAACAGAATCTTAGTAAAAACTTGGAGGCAGGCTGACTAA
- a CDS encoding DUF4115 domain-containing protein yields the protein MESIGKVLKKARLEKKLRLQDVYTQIKISPSYLRALENDTADSLPSPEYARIFLRGYTSFLGLDTEKLLTQYEQCSKPSQSYREKNPDGKTKKKLLFLSAAVLILALFIAIISTVRHFVNTVDRITLEETRDYSAPDIADSPLVTDDTSLIISEKTINKKPASVNTGISDEKDIFAIKNQSALDKYVKSESELLELKFTAIDKTWVRILADGKKLFGGTLHKGDEKVWYAKEKFLFRIGNAGGVVIELNGKKMPILGKKGEVFKGVIVTKEGIKKP from the coding sequence ATGGAATCTATTGGCAAAGTCTTAAAAAAAGCAAGGCTTGAAAAAAAATTAAGGCTTCAAGATGTATATACACAAATAAAAATAAGTCCTTCATACCTTAGAGCATTGGAGAATGACACTGCTGACAGTCTGCCATCCCCGGAATATGCAAGAATATTTTTAAGAGGATATACAAGCTTTCTTGGCTTAGATACAGAAAAACTCTTAACGCAGTATGAGCAATGCTCCAAACCTTCTCAAAGCTATAGAGAAAAAAATCCGGACGGGAAAACAAAAAAGAAGCTATTGTTTCTCTCCGCTGCAGTATTAATTTTAGCATTATTCATAGCAATCATTTCTACAGTTAGACATTTTGTTAATACTGTTGACAGAATTACGCTTGAAGAAACGCGTGATTATTCTGCTCCAGATATAGCTGATTCACCATTAGTAACAGACGATACCAGCCTCATAATTAGTGAGAAAACCATAAATAAAAAACCTGCTTCTGTAAATACTGGCATATCCGATGAAAAAGATATTTTCGCCATAAAAAATCAATCTGCTCTTGATAAATATGTTAAAAGCGAAAGCGAGCTGCTGGAATTAAAATTCACAGCAATAGACAAAACATGGGTTAGAATCCTTGCTGACGGCAAAAAATTATTTGGCGGCACATTACATAAGGGAGATGAAAAAGTATGGTATGCCAAAGAGAAATTCCTTTTCAGGATAGGAAATGCAGGGGGTGTTGTAATAGAGTTGAATGGCAAAAAAATGCCTATCCTTGGTAAAAAAGGAGAGGTTTTTAAAGGGGTTATTGTAACTAAAGAGGGGATAAAAAAACCATAA
- the ispH gene encoding 4-hydroxy-3-methylbut-2-enyl diphosphate reductase: protein MKDIKMKIEVANHSGFCFGVKRAIKIVEQTLKKEKNIYCMGPIIHNPQVVKNLMARGLKIVKDISIIKEGILVIPAHGLEPELIKKAYKKGLKIIDATCPLVRKAQKYAEQLKKDKYHIVIIGDKNHAETKGIVGFCGTNFQVVEDKFEIDIKRLEREKKIGIVSQTTQGIWNLRQISLAVLPYSNELRIYNTICETTIIKQNAAKKLAKRSDVMIVIGGYNSANTKRLVEVSKETGVTTYHIETAHDINFIWLQDKEKIGISAGASTSPESIKEVVTIIQNKS from the coding sequence TTGAAAGATATTAAAATGAAAATTGAAGTAGCAAACCATTCTGGGTTCTGTTTTGGTGTAAAAAGAGCTATTAAAATAGTTGAACAGACCCTTAAGAAAGAAAAGAATATTTACTGCATGGGCCCAATAATTCATAACCCGCAGGTAGTAAAGAATCTCATGGCTAGAGGGCTAAAAATAGTTAAAGATATTTCAATCATAAAAGAAGGGATTTTAGTCATCCCTGCACATGGACTTGAACCAGAACTGATTAAAAAAGCCTATAAAAAAGGTCTGAAAATTATTGACGCTACATGTCCGTTAGTCAGGAAAGCGCAGAAATATGCTGAACAGCTAAAGAAAGATAAATACCATATCGTCATTATAGGAGACAAAAATCATGCTGAAACAAAAGGCATCGTAGGTTTCTGTGGAACCAACTTTCAGGTTGTTGAGGACAAATTTGAAATTGATATTAAAAGACTCGAGAGGGAGAAAAAAATCGGTATAGTTTCACAGACAACCCAGGGGATATGGAACCTTAGACAGATATCCTTAGCTGTGCTTCCCTACTCTAATGAATTAAGAATATACAATACAATATGTGAAACCACCATAATAAAACAAAACGCTGCCAAGAAGCTGGCAAAACGCTCTGATGTGATGATAGTGATTGGGGGCTATAACAGTGCAAACACAAAACGATTAGTTGAAGTCAGCAAAGAAACAGGTGTAACAACCTATCATATAGAGACAGCCCATGATATAAACTTTATATGGCTGCAGGACAAGGAGAAGATTGGAATAAGCGCTGGAGCATCAACATCACCTGAGAGCATAAAGGAAGTAGTCACTATTATACAAAACAAATCATAG
- a CDS encoding phosphatidylglycerophosphatase A, translated as MKNLIRLISSFFFIGYSPYAPGTIGSLAGLGLYWILSRHYSSGLYFLILGLLFITGILIGKKAEEAFGKKDCRKFVLDEVFGILIALAMVPFCPFYIITGFILFRIFDILKPFPAKMAEKLPHGWGVMLDDAVAGIYTNLTLQIIVLGNKFI; from the coding sequence ATGAAAAATTTGATTAGACTAATATCATCTTTTTTCTTTATTGGATATTCGCCATACGCTCCCGGAACTATTGGTAGTTTAGCAGGATTGGGCTTGTATTGGATTCTATCTCGCCATTATTCCTCAGGATTATATTTTCTGATACTTGGTCTATTATTTATTACAGGAATTCTTATTGGTAAAAAAGCAGAAGAAGCATTTGGGAAAAAAGACTGCAGAAAATTTGTACTTGATGAGGTCTTTGGAATTCTCATAGCATTGGCAATGGTACCTTTTTGTCCATTTTATATTATAACAGGCTTCATACTATTCCGTATATTCGACATTCTTAAACCATTTCCTGCTAAGATGGCAGAGAAACTCCCTCATGGCTGGGGAGTAATGCTTGATGATGCAGTTGCAGGAATCTATACCAATCTAACCCTCCAAATAATAGTATTGGGAAACAAATTTATATAA
- the pgsA gene encoding CDP-diacylglycerol--glycerol-3-phosphate 3-phosphatidyltransferase, translating to MNMPNKLTFIRILAIPFLIIALLINHVSNDLTHIAVGKYLALLIFILASLTDFFDGVIARREKKITNFGKLMDPVADKLLVTSALIVFIGMELFPSWMVVIIISREFIITGLRNLAAMKGIIITAGLLGKHKTISQITAIIITLIALCIRDTMIVFNSWENVLWHAKPLDIWMHSLLTWIMGIVVIFSVISGIGYMIEHKDLIREASHQ from the coding sequence ATGAACATGCCGAATAAATTAACATTCATACGTATACTGGCTATTCCATTTCTTATTATTGCCCTGTTGATAAACCATGTTTCTAATGACTTAACCCACATTGCGGTTGGTAAATATCTAGCATTGCTTATCTTTATTCTGGCATCCCTTACTGACTTTTTTGATGGGGTTATTGCTCGCAGGGAAAAGAAGATAACCAATTTTGGCAAATTAATGGACCCTGTTGCTGATAAATTACTTGTAACGTCTGCTCTTATTGTGTTCATTGGCATGGAACTCTTTCCCTCATGGATGGTTGTTATAATAATAAGTAGAGAATTTATCATTACAGGCCTTCGCAATCTGGCAGCTATGAAAGGTATTATAATAACTGCAGGACTACTTGGTAAGCATAAAACTATCTCTCAGATTACAGCTATAATAATAACACTTATTGCTCTTTGCATCAGAGATACTATGATAGTGTTTAATTCATGGGAAAATGTCCTATGGCATGCTAAACCACTGGATATTTGGATGCACTCTCTCCTAACATGGATCATGGGTATTGTAGTGATCTTCTCTGTCATCTCTGGTATTGGGTATATGATTGAGCACAAAGATCTTATTAGAGAAGCTTCTCATCAATGA
- a CDS encoding PaaI family thioesterase produces the protein MKLEDNHKCFVCGKKNSDGLKIDFKVSDNKIQAEFVPRSSLQGYTNIVHGGIISMLLDEAMGKLAFELGINCLTAEINVRFKNPAYVGKKYVLTGELLKKTHRIVFAKAKIQDESDLLIAEATGKLMVV, from the coding sequence ATGAAGCTTGAGGATAATCATAAGTGTTTTGTATGCGGCAAGAAAAACTCCGACGGATTAAAGATTGATTTCAAGGTTTCAGATAATAAGATTCAGGCAGAGTTTGTCCCTCGCAGTTCTCTTCAAGGTTATACAAACATAGTACATGGCGGTATTATAAGCATGCTTCTGGATGAGGCAATGGGGAAGCTGGCTTTTGAACTCGGAATTAATTGTCTTACAGCTGAAATCAATGTGAGATTTAAAAATCCGGCTTATGTAGGCAAGAAGTATGTTCTAACAGGCGAACTTCTGAAAAAAACTCATAGGATTGTATTTGCAAAAGCAAAAATACAGGATGAGTCAGACTTGCTTATCGCTGAAGCAACAGGCAAGCTTATGGTTGTTTAG